The Solibacillus daqui genome has a segment encoding these proteins:
- a CDS encoding amino acid ABC transporter permease, producing MLFLESVWSLFTNNWDLFLRGAWTALLLAIIGTICGTLIGFFIGIMHTIPHRKRSAKTVIIKIFNFILTAYVEIFRGTPMMVQAMVVFYGLVYLGVDIDRFLAASIVISLNTGAYMAEYVRGGIVSIDKGQFEAAQAIGMNHLQTMIYIVIPQVARNILPATGNQFVMNIKDSSVLSVISVVELFFTANSVAGSNYRYIESFFIATVLYFIMTFAVTRILLMFEKKMDGPESYKVELITGNKLEKDGE from the coding sequence ATGCTATTTTTAGAGTCCGTATGGAGCTTGTTTACAAACAACTGGGATCTTTTCCTACGTGGTGCATGGACAGCGTTATTATTAGCAATAATCGGTACAATTTGTGGTACGTTGATCGGCTTTTTCATCGGCATTATGCATACAATTCCACATCGTAAACGCAGTGCAAAAACAGTTATTATAAAAATCTTTAACTTTATTTTGACAGCGTATGTAGAAATTTTCCGTGGAACGCCAATGATGGTTCAAGCAATGGTAGTATTCTATGGTTTAGTATATTTAGGTGTTGATATTGACCGATTCTTAGCAGCGTCAATTGTAATTAGTTTAAACACAGGTGCCTATATGGCGGAGTATGTGCGCGGTGGGATTGTGTCGATCGACAAGGGGCAATTCGAAGCAGCACAAGCAATTGGTATGAATCACTTACAAACAATGATTTACATCGTAATTCCACAAGTTGCGCGAAATATTTTACCGGCAACAGGGAACCAATTCGTAATGAATATTAAAGATTCCTCTGTATTAAGTGTTATCTCGGTTGTAGAGCTATTCTTCACAGCAAACTCAGTAGCCGGCAGTAACTACCGCTATATTGAATCATTTTTCATCGCAACGGTGCTTTACTTCATTATGACGTTTGCTGTAACACGTATTTTACTAATGTTCGAAAAGAAAATGGACGGTCCAGAGAGCTACAAAGTGGAGCTTATTACTGGGAACAAGCTAGAAAAGGATGGTGAATAA